A genomic segment from Glycine max cultivar Williams 82 chromosome 1, Glycine_max_v4.0, whole genome shotgun sequence encodes:
- the LOC100776457 gene encoding protein NRT1/ PTR FAMILY 7.3 has protein sequence MSYLESQVYKERKFEEESEEVTLDGSVDFHGRPAIRAKSGRWVAAIIILLNQALATLAFFGIGVNLVLFLTRVVGQNNADAANNVSKWTGTVYIFSLVGAFLSDSYWGRYKTCAVFQVIFVIGLMSLSLSSYLFLLKPKGCGNESVNCGKHSKLEMGMFYLSIYLVALGNGGYQPNIATFGADQFDEEHSKEGHNKVAFFSYFYLAFNIGQLFSNTILVYFEDEGMWALGFWLSAGSAFAALVLFLVCTPRYRHFKPSGNPLSRFSQVLVAASRKSKVQMSSNGEDLFNMDAKEASNNANRKILHTHGFKFLDRAAFISSRDLGDQKGLGYNPWRLCPVSQVEEVKCILRLLPIWLCTIIYSVVFTQMASLFVEQGAAMKTKVSNFRIPPASMSSFDILSVAVFIFFYRRVLDPFVGKLKKTDSKGLTELQRMGVGLVIAVLAMVSAGLVECYRLKYAKQGCIHCNDSSTLSIFWQIPQYAFIGASEVFMYVGQLEFFNAQTPDGLKSFGSALCMTSISLGNYVSSLLVSVVMKISTEDHMPGWIPGNLNKGHLDRFYFLLAALTSIDLIAYIACAKWYKSIQLEANTGEIDEPEV, from the exons ATGTCTTACTTAGAGTCTCAGGTCTACAAAGAG AGAAAGTTTGAAGAAGAATCAGAAGAGGTCACTCTTGATGGGAGTGTTGATTTCCATGGACGTCCTGCAATCAGAGCCAAATCTGGCAGATGGGTGGCTGCAATTATCATCCTCT TGAACCAAGCTCTGGCAACTCTTGCATTTTTTGGGATTGGAGTGAACCTAGTGTTGTTTCTGACAAGGGTGGTAGGACAAAACAATGCTGATGCAGCCAACAATGTGAGCAAGTGGACCGGAACTGTTTACATCTTCTCTCTAGTGGGTGCTTTCCTCAGTGATTCTTATTGGGGAAGATATAAAACTTGTGCTGTCTTTCAGGTCATATTTGTTATA GGTCTAATGTCCTTATCCCTTTCATCATACCTATTCTTGCTTAAGCCTAAAGGTTGTGGTAATGAATCAGTTAATTGTGGGAAACATTCAAAATTGGAGATGGGGATGTTCTACCTCTCAATCTATCTTGTTGCCTTGGGGAATGGAGGTTATCAACCAAATATTGCCACATTTGGGGCAGATCAGTTTGACGAGGAGCACTCAAAGGAGGGTCACAATAAGGTGGCCTTCTTTAGCTACTTCTACCTAGCTTTTAACATTGGCCAACTCTTCTCGAACACCATTCTGGTCTATTTTGAGGACGAAGGAATGTGGGCTCTTGGTTTCTGGCTGTCTGCAGGCTCCGCCTTTGCTGCATTGGTCTTGTTTCTTGTATGCACCCCAAGGTATAGACACTTCAAGCCTAGTGGCAACCCTCTCTCCAGGTTCAGCCAAGTCCTTGTGGCTGCATCAAGGAAATCCAAAGTTCAAATGTCATCAAACGGAGAGGACTTATTCAACATGGATGCAAAGGAGGCTTCCAACAATGCCAATAGAAAGATTCTCCACACTCACGGGTTCAA GTTCTTGGATAGGGCAGCGTTTATATCTTCAAGAGATCTAGGGGACCAGAAAGGGCTCGGTTACAACCCCTGGCGTCTCTGTCCTGTAAGTCAAGTTGAAGAAGTGAAGTGCATACTGAGACTACTTCCAATCTGGCTCTGCACCATAATATACTCGGTGGTTTTCACACAAATGGCTTCACTTTTTGTGGAGCAAGGTGCTGCCATGAAAACCAAGGTTTCCAACTTCAGAATACCACCAGCTAGCATGTCCAGCTTTGACATCCTCAGTGTggctgttttcattttcttttaccgTCGAGTTCTTGATCCGTTTGTGGGAAAACTTAAAAAGACAGATTCTAAGGGACTTACAGAACTTCAGAGAATGGGAGTTGGACTTGTTATAGCTGTACTGGCAATGGTTTCGGCTGGATTAGTTGAATGCTATAGGCTCAAGTATGCAAAACAAGGATGCATCCACTGCAATGACTCGAGCACTTTAAGCATCTTCTGGCAAATCCCTCAGTATGCATTTATAGGAGCTTCCGAGGTTTTTATGTACGTAGGCCAGTTGGAGTTCTTCAATGCTCAGACACCAGACGGCTTGAAGAGCTTTGGAAGTGCTCTTTGCATGACATCCATTTCCCTTGGGAACTATGTGAGTAGCTTACTTGTTAGTGTGGTTATGAAGATATCCACCGAAGATCACATGCCGGGGTGGATCCCTGGAAACCTCAACAAAGGTCACTTAGATAGATTTTACTTCCTCTTAGCTGCCTTGACATCGATAGACTTGATTGCTTATATTGCATGTGCAAAATGGTACAAGTCTATACAGCTAGAGGCAAACACTGGAGAGATTGATGAGCCAGAAGTATAA
- the LOC100778051 gene encoding peroxidase 20 precursor: protein MERMRLLFIFISILFNATTLSGVELLVHNYYKEKCPLAEDIVRHNVEVAVLKNPRLAASLLRLHFHDCFVMGCDASVLLDNVEGMTSEKLAGPNLNSLRGFEVIDKIKYLLEEECPITVSCADILAMAARDAVELRGGPRWEVLLGRKDALESSFSGANILIPAPNSSLEVLIDNFKQQGLDIEDLVTLSGSHTIGRARCLSFRQRIYDAKEEYHYGYDHYKRYTSFRRILRSICPVEGRDNKFAPLDFQTPKRFDNHYFINILEGKGLLGSDNVLISHDLDGKITEQVWAYASNEKLFFASFAKSMIKMGNINVLTGNEGEIRRNCRFVNA, encoded by the exons ATGGAGCGCATGAGACTcttattcatctttatttctattttgttcAATGCTACAACTCTGAGTGGTGTTGAACTTCTTGTTCATAACTACTACAAGGAGAAGTGTCCCTTAGCCGAAGACATCGTTAGACATAACGTGGAAGTGGCAGTTTTAAAAAATCCTCGTTTGGCAGCCTCTCTACTTCGCTTACACTTCCACGATTGTTTTGTCATG GGATGCGATGCATCCGTGCTTTTGGACAACGTGGAGGGCATGACAAGTGAAAAGTTGGCTGGACCAAATCTGAACTCTTTACGTGGATTTGAGGTCATAGACAAGATAAAGTATTTGCTTGAAGAAGAATGTCCTATTACTGTTTCATGTGCTGACATCCTTGCCATGGCTGCACGTGATGCTGTTGAATTG AGAGGAGGACCAAGATGGGAAGTCTTGCTTGGAAGGAAGGATGCTCTCGAGTCAAGTTTCAGTGGAGCTAACATATTAATTCCGGCTCCAAATTCATCTTTGGAGGTTCTCATAGATAATTTTAAGCAACAAGGCCTCGACATAGAAGACTTGGTAACTCTATCtg GTAGCCATACTATAGGAAGAGCAAGATGTCTAAGCTTCAGGCAGAGGATATATGATGCAAAAGAGGAATATCACTATGGCTATGATCACTACAAACGATACACAAGTTTCAGGAGAATCCTGCGGTCCATATGCCCTGTTGAGGGAAGGGACAATAAATTTGCACCCTTGGATTTTCAAACCCCAAAAAGATTTGACAATCACTACTTCATAAACATTCTTGAAGGGAAAGGCTTGTTAGGTTCTGACAATGTTCTTATCAGCCATGACTTAGATGGAAAGATTACAGAGCAGGTGTGGGCTTATGCCTCTAatgaaaaacttttctttgCTTCATTTGCTAAATCTATGATTAAGATGGGAAACATCAATGTTCTTACAGGAAATGAGGGGGAAATTAGGAGGAATTGTAGGTTTGTCAACGCTTAG
- the LOC121175098 gene encoding uncharacterized protein: protein MQPKVPITILNNPFLSGVTATDYPNPPFLLPPPQTPIRSFLSPQNTRNSHPWIFHHGLAQFETEIDLQLLKGMCFWMGRDLEIVEKENREMKRLLDEMKLGRNNRLEESKGGGRKLSESNGEVQRWRSYKSERQECNNQTNRKV from the coding sequence ATGCAGCCAAAGGTACCCATCACCATACTCAACAACCCCTTTCTCTCAGGCGTCACAGCCACCGACTACCCCAACCCACCcttccttcttcctccaccTCAAACCCCAATTCGGTCATTTCTCTCTCCACAAAACACCCGGAATTCTCACCCATGGATCTTCCACCACGGGTTGGCACAATTTGAAACTGAAATTGATTTGCAGCTGTTGAAGGGAATGTGTTTTTGGATGGGAAGAGATTTGGAGATTGTGGAAAAGGAAAATAGGGAGATGAAGCGTTTGTTGGATGAGATGAAATTAGGAAGGAATAATCGCCTTGAGGAGAGCAAAGGTGGTGGAAGGAAGCTGAGTGAAAGCAATGGGGAGGTTCAGCGTTGGAGAAGTTACAAGAGTGAAAGACAAGAGTGCAACAACCAAACAAACCGCAAAGTGTAG
- the LOC100776984 gene encoding pyruvate kinase isozyme G, chloroplastic, translating into MATINLSSATTSLFQSKHRTKRIPRLPTIARITNHIEGTHLNSPNGSPILGNANNSLEVPSNNYISLHSSDVRRKTKIVCTIGPSTSSRDMIWNLAQAGMNVARLNMSHGDHASHLQTIDLVKEYNSQFQDKVVAIMLDTKGPEVRSGDVAQPILLKEGQEFCFTTMRGVSTHDTVSVNYDGFVNDVEFGDVLLVDGGMMSLAVKSKTKDLVKCEVIDGGELKSRRHLNVRGKSATLPSITDKDWEDIKFGVDNQVDFFAVSFVKDARVVHELKHYLKSHNADIHVIVKIESADSIPNLHSILSASDGAMVARGDLGAELPIEEVPLLQEDIIRRCQIMQKPVIVATNMLESMINHPTPTRAEVSDIAIAVRQGADAIMLSGETAHGKFPLKAVKVMHTVALRNESSVQSGVSYPSQLSSHESHMGEMFAFHATTMSNTLNTPIIVFTRTGSMAILLSHYRPYSTIFAFTNEARIKQRLALYHGVMSIYMQFSNDVEETFSRALKLLLSKSHLHEGQHVTLVQSGAQPIWREESTHHIQVRKVHG; encoded by the exons ATGGCAACCATTAACCTTTCTTCCGCTACTACGTCTCTCTTCCAATCCAAACACCGAACGAAACGCATTCCACGCCTCCCTACAATCGCCAGAATAACAAACCACATCGAAGGAACTCATCTTAACTCCCCCAACGGCTCTCCCATCCTT GGCAACGCAAACAATTCCCTTGAGGTTCCCTCCAATAACTATATCTCGCTACACTCTTCAGACGTGCGTAGGAAAACTAAGATCGTGTGCACGATAGGTCCTTCTACGAGCTCACGTGATATGATATGGAACCTGGCTCAAGCTGGAATGAACGTGGCGCGTTTGAACATGTCGCATGGGGACCACGCCTCGCACCTCCAAACCATTGATTTGGTGAAAGAATACAATTCTCAGTTTCAAGATAAGGTTGTAGCCATCATGCTCGACACCAAG GGTCCTGAAGTTAGAAGTGGGGATGTAGCTCAACCTATTTTACTTAAAGAGGGACAAGAATTCTGTTTCACCACTATGAGAGGGGTTAGCACACATGACACGGTTAGCGTGAACTACGATGGCTTTGTGAATGATGTGGAGTTCGGAGATGTGTTGCTGGTTGATG GAGGAATGATGTCTCTTGCTGTTAAGTCAAAGACAAAAGACTTGGTTAAATGTGAAGTTATTGATGGTGGTGAACTGAAATCTAGGCGTCATTTAAATGTCCGTGGAAAAAGTGCAACACTTCCTTCCATAACTG ACAAGGACTGGGAAGATATCAAGTTTGGGGTGGACAATCAAGTAGACTTCTTTGCTGTCTCATTTGTCAAGGATGCTAGAGTGGTGCACGAGTTAAAACACTAcctcaaaa GTCATAATGCCGATATACACGTGATTGTAAAAATTGAAAGTGCAGATTCCATACCAAATCTCCATTCGATACTTTCTGCTTCAGATGGG gCCATGGTCGCTCGTGGGGATCTTGGAGCTGAACTTCCAATAGAGGAAGTTCCTTTATTGCAG GAAGACATCATTCGAAGATGTCAAATTATGCAAAAGCCTGTTATTGTGGCAACAAATATGCTTGAAAGCATGATTAATCATCCCACACCAACAAGGGCAGAAGTTTCAGACATCGCAATTGCAGTAAGACAAGGTGCTGATGCTATCATGCTTTCAGGAGAAACTGCACATGGAAA ATTTCCATTGAAAGCTGTTAAAGTTATGCACACGGTGGCTCTTAGGAATGAATCCAGTGTTCAAAGTGGTGTTTCTTATCCGAGTCAACTGAGTTCCCATGAA AGTCATATGGGAGAAATGTTTGCTTTCCATGCGACAACAATGTCTAACACTCTTAATACTCCTATTATTGTTTTCACCAGAACAGGATCCATGGCAATTCTTTTGAGCCATTATAGGCCTTACTCAACAATCTTTGCATTCACAAATGA AGCAAGAATTAAGCAGAGGTTGGCGCTTTATCATGGGGTTATGTCCATATACATGCAATTTTCAAATGATGTAGAAGAGACCTTCTCTAGAGCCCTCAAGCTACTATTG AGTAAGAGTCATTTACACGAGGGACAACATGTCACACTTGTTCAAAGTGGAGCACAACCAATCTGGCGTGAGGAATCCACTCACCACATACAAGTTCGCAAGGTTCATGGATAA